TCATTTTCGTCAACGGCATTTTTGGAGGATCGAAAAATATAGCCCCAAGTGCATGAACTCTAGGGGAAATCTTGTTAAAAATCTTGCATATTTTGGTATGTGCTTTCTTCCAAAAACATTGGACTGCAGCTCTAATAGCAGCTACATCTTCACTTGCTTACAAATTGTGCAATCTTGGTGGTTTATTGTTAATATCACTATTGTGGGTTCTATCTCTGGCAGAGCTATGTTTGCGCAACGGCTTATTGTTtctatgcaaaaacatgtaatctccGCTTGTTCATAAATCAATACAATTATCAGGCATTTTCTTTATAATTATAAGAGATGTATCCATAACTGGGTCATATTATACGAGTGTTGATTGCAAATTTGTAATACATTTAATTACTGATGGATGGAATACTTTTCTATTTCGtatccctttttctttttacccttttgggtcaatATTCTCCTTTCCTTTCATCCTGCAactatagttttttttttttttggtttcccacccgGTATTCAGTGTTCGGTACCCGCATTGGAGTCCGACTATATTCGGATTCGCGCCGCGTAGGGCTTCATTCGGAGGAAGCGCCCCTACCAAGAATTTTTCCATAATCAGGGatcgaacccgagacctctggttaTGGAAAGAGCAGCCTCATCCACAGCACCACATCCTTTGGTGTGGTATCCTGCAACTATAGTTATGAAGTAACTAAAAACCtcaaactaaaattaaaattgatGTCACTGCATTACAAACAAGGCTTATTATATAATCGATGGAAGAGAAATCAACAAGACAACCTCTCTCTTTTACAATCATTTCTCAGCCAAAGCTAGCTCATAAGGTAAAAGTTGTCCAAATAAGCTACTGTATTACAAACAAGGAAATAGAAATCAACAAGACTACTCTTTTCTTCTTCAACCAAAGAACTTAGGATCATATCCATTACTTGAAGTGGCAAGAATATAGTAAGCAACAATATGACCAATTGAGCCCCAAGCAAGAACATCAACTATGTTGAAACCAACAGGGTCATTAGATTTAAGCAGACTAACATATTCTTTAGCTCTGGAATCACCAGCTTCAAAATGGCTCACTCCATTTTGCTCAGGCAACCCTTGTTTGGCCACATTCTCTCtttggaaattgaagaaaacaaatcTTCCCAAGAAAAGTGATAGTCCTGTGCTCAAGCTAATAACAAGAGATGTGTTGAGCTCAGCTTTAACACCAAGATTGCATCTTTTCTTCATGGGTTTGTAGGAATTGGCCTTAGTGTTGAGAAAAACACAAGAATCAGTTGGTTTGTTGAGAGGTCTTAGACCCTGAAATGTTGGTGTAGAGAACAAAGAAGAAGCCATGATTGCAGCAGAGTTTTTTTGGAGAAGAGGAATTGATCTTTAATTTGGATATTGGAAATTGGAAAAGTTCAAAGATGAGGTTTATACTCTAGGAAAGGCTTTGGGagaaaagaaatagattttgTGAGGATAGGAATGAGGCAAAGAAAGATTTTGGATGGTGAGTTGGCTTTGTTTCATTGGTTCTTCTTGGATCACAGATTCTTGCCCCAAACATTTTCcaagaatttgagtttgaaaAGTTGTCCCTTTTATTTTAGACTTCTCAATATTACTACATTTAGTCTTAGaagtacttattatatttcaatGTTTTGTATACTTTTCATCTTCTTGACTCAATTTTCTATATCTTTTTTAAACTTaactttaaaaattattatttcccAAATCTCACATT
The nucleotide sequence above comes from Nicotiana tabacum cultivar K326 chromosome 12, ASM71507v2, whole genome shotgun sequence. Encoded proteins:
- the LOC107826545 gene encoding photosystem I reaction center subunit V, chloroplastic-like — its product is MASSLFSTPTFQGLRPLNKPTDSCVFLNTKANSYKPMKKRCNLGVKAELNTSLVISLSTGLSLFLGRFVFFNFQRENVAKQGLPEQNGVSHFEAGDSRAKEYVSLLKSNDPVGFNIVDVLAWGSIGHIVAYYILATSSNGYDPKFFG